Proteins encoded in a region of the Anguilla anguilla isolate fAngAng1 chromosome 10, fAngAng1.pri, whole genome shotgun sequence genome:
- the LOC118237472 gene encoding thrombospondin-4-B-like, with protein MNLWVDLLFISQVLLQLGSNVQAQGTVYDLLVSPDCLPDLLQRGLQDQSVDEVFMLSTFQLQTKTLTQIFNLYNPKNNNKYFEFSVYGKPNKAIVRYLKGDGKLASVTFNNMPLTDGRSHAIMFHLSGLRKGVGSMDVYVDCKLTETVADVPAAFKGLPPGENTVGLRTMPNRARDTLEDLKLVFGDSVDNVASLQDCNLHQSDSQMLGANTKQLSNQMIELTRVISELKDILLQQVKETAFLRNTISECQACKLTDSNDKDPEPSDGAQCTPGSCFQGSTCVRTKDGVQCGPCPEGYTGDGVSCDDVDECQFNPCYPGVKCVNTAPGFRCEVCPIGLTGSPVEGVGRAYALTHKQTCKDVDECAGPSNGGCTANSHCHNTVGSFYCGTCKTGFTGDQGSGCRPEGTCGGDDQVNPCGDNANCVVERDGSISCVCGIGWAGNGYLCGKDTDIDGYPDAKLSCKDDKCKKDNCVYIPNSGQEDADQDGQGDSCDRDADGDGILNEDDNCWLKPNTDQRNSDKDNHGDACDNCRTTDNPDQRDTDGDGKGDACDDDIDGDGIKNILDNCQRVPNYNQLDKDNDGVGDACDSCPGIANPNQSDVDDDLVGDSCDTNQDSDGDGHQDSKDNCPNVINSSQLDTDKDGLGDECDDDDDNDGIPDLLPPGPDNCRLVSNPDQIDANNDGVGDICDKDFDDDRVIDIMDNCPENAEVTLTDFRAYQTVVLDPEGDAQIDPNWVVLNQGMEIVQTMNSDPGLAVGYTAFSGVDFEGTFHVNTATDDDYAGFIFGYQDSSSFYVVMWKQTEQTYWQATPFRAVAEPGIQLKVVKSSTGPGEHLRNSLWHTGDTSDQVRLLWKDPRNVGWKDKVSYRWYLQHRPQVGYIRARFYEGPSLVADSGVVVDTTMRGGRLGVFCFSQENIIWSNLKYRCNDTIPADFEEYTAQNTTTPPY; from the exons ATGAATCTGTGGGTAGACCTTCTGTTCATCTCACAGGTGCTGTTGCAGCTGGGCTCCAATGTGCAAGCTCAAGGCACAG TCTATGACCTGCTTGTGTCACCGGACTGCTTGCCAGATCTTCTACAGCGGGGCCTGCAGGACCagtcagtcgatgaagttttcaTGCTCTCAACATTTCAGCTCCAAACCAAGACCCTGACCCAGATATTCAACCTTTATAAccccaaaaataacaacaagTATTTTGAGTTTTCTGTGTATGGAAAGCCTAACAAAG CGATTGTGCGGTACCTGAAGGGAGATGGAAAGCTGGCCTCTGTCACCTTCAACAACATGCCGCTGACGGACGGGCGAAGCCACGCCATCATGTTCCACTTGAGCGGACTGCGGAAGGGCGTCGGCAGCATGGACGTCTACGTTGACTGCAAGCTCACGGAGACGGTGGCGGACGTGCCCGCCGCCTTCAAGGGTCTGCCCCCGGGAGAAAACACGGTGGGGCTGAGGACCATGCCGAACAGAGCCCGT GACACCCTGGAGGACCTGAAGCTCGTTTTTGGTGACTCAGTGGACAATGTTGCTTCTTTGCAAGATTGTAACTTGCATCAAAGCGACTCGCAAATGTTGG GTGCCAATACGAAACAGCTGTCCAATCAGATGATCGAGCTCACCAGGGTGATCTCAGAGCTGAAAGACATCCTCCTACAGCAG GTCAAGGAAACTGCCTTCCTGAGAAATACTATTTCTGAGTGCCAAGCCTGCA AGCTGACTGACAGCAATGACAAAGATCCAGAACCGTCCGACGGCGCGCAGTGCACCCCGGGGTCATGTTTCCAGGGCAGCACGTGCGTTAGGACGAAGGACGGGGTGCAGTGCGGACCGTGTCCTGAAGGGTACACCGGCGACGGAGTGAGCTGTGATGATGTCGATGAG TGCCAGTTTAACCCTTGCTATCCCGGAGTGAAGTGCGTCAACACGGCCCCAGGCTTCAGGTGTGAGGTCTGTCCAATTGGCTTGACCGGATCACCTGTCGAGGGAGTGGGCAGGGCATACGCACTAACACACAAGCAG ACATGTAAGGATGTAGATGAATGCGCAGGACCCAGCAATGGAGGCTGCACTGCTAATTCTCACTGCCATAACACTGTG GGCTCGTTCTACTGTGGGACCTGTAAGACCGGATTCACGGGAGACCAGGGGAGTGGCTGCCGCCCTGAGGGAACCTGCGGGGGGGACGACCAGGTGAACCCCTGCGGGGACAACGCTAACTGCGTGGTGGAGAGGGACGGCTCCATCAGCTGTGTG TGTGGCATCGGCTGGGCTGGCAATGGCTACCTGTGTGGAAAGGACACTGATATTGACGGATATCCTGACGCAAAGCTCTCGTGCAAGGATGATAAATGCAAAAAG GACAATTGTGTCTACATCCCCAACTCTGGCCAAGAGGACGCGGACCAGGACGGCCAAGGTGATTCGTGCGATAGAGACGCGGATGGGGATGGCATTTTGAATGAGGAC GACAACTGCTGGCTGAAGCCCAATACCGATCAGAGGAACAGCGACAAGGATAACCACGGCGACGCCTGTGACAACTGCCGCACCACGGACAACCCTGACCAGCGGGACACGGACGGCGACGGCAAGGGGGATGCCTGTGACGACGACATCGATGGGGACG GTATAAAAAACATCCTGGACAACTGCCAGAGAGTCCCGAACTACAACCAGCTGGACAAAGACAATGACGGAGTTGGAGACGCTTGTGACAGCTGTCCCGGCATTGCCAACCCCAACCAG TCAGATGTTGACGACGATCTGGTCGGAGACTCTTGCGACACCAACCAAGACAG CGATGGCGATGGCCACCAGGACTCCAAGGACAACTGTCCCAACGTCATTAACAGCTCGCAGCTGGACACGGACAAAGACGGCCTCGGGGACGAGTGTGACGATGATGACGACAACGACGGCATCCCCGACCTCCTGCCGCCGGGACCAGACAACTGCAGGCTGGTGTCCAACCCCGACCAGATTGATGCCAACA ACGATGGAGTGGGAGATATCTGCGATAAAGACTTTGACGATGACCGGGTGATTGACATCATGGACAACTGCCCCGAGAACGCAGAGGTCACCCTGACGGACTTCAGGGCCTACCAGACCGTGGTGCTGGACCCCGAGGGCGATGCTCAGATCGATCCCAACTGGGTGGTCCTCAACCAG GGTATGGAGATTGTACAGACAATGAACAGTGATCCCGGCCTTGCGGTTG GTTACACGGCCTTCAGCGGGGTGGATTTCGAAGGCACCTTCCACGTGAACACGGCAACGGATGACGACTACGCCGGCTTCATCTTCGGCTACCAGGACTCGTCCAGCTTCTACGTGGTGATGTGGAAGCAGACCGAGCAGACCTACTGGCAGGCCACGCCCTTCAGAGCCGTGGCTGAGCCCGGCATCCAGCTCAAA GTGGTGAAATCCAGCACTGGACCCGGAGAACACCTGAGGAATTCCCTCTGGCACACAGGGGACACCAGCGACCAGGTTCGGCTGCTGTGGAAGGACCCGCGCAACGTGGGCTGGAAGGACAAGGTCTCGTACCGCTGGTACCTGCAGCACCGCCCCCAGGTTGGGTACATTCG GGCCAGGTTCTATGAAGGCCCCTCCCTTGTGGCCGACTCCGGGGTGGTCGTAGACACCACCATGAGAGGCGGGCGGCTGGGCGTGTTCTGCTTCTCCCAGGAGAACATCATCTGGTCCAACCTGAAGTACCGCTGCAACG ATACAATCCCGGCAGACTTTGAAGAATATACCGCACAGAACACGACCACCCCTCCATACTGA